One Temnothorax longispinosus isolate EJ_2023e chromosome 8, Tlon_JGU_v1, whole genome shotgun sequence genomic region harbors:
- the LOC139817206 gene encoding uncharacterized protein has translation MERQTQTELILPIWRQFLYCLAGDDAFRRRRQREAASNYRKCGDRMSRRHINSVSYIDRVALSVFPASFGLLNVCYWVAYVTYQEEFKWQDPPIGSITPISH, from the exons ATGGAGAGACAGACGCAAACTGAGCTTATTTTACCGATATGGCGACAGTTTCTCTATTGCTTAGCAGGAGATGATGCTTTCAG GCGTCGCCGGCAACGAGAAGCGGCTAGCAACTATCGAAAATGCGGCGATCGTATGTCGAGGAGGCACATAAACAGCGTGTCTTACATCGACAGGGTGGCGCTATCCGTCTTCCCCGCGTCTTTCGGTCTACTCAACGTCTGCTACTGGGTAGCCTACGTCACCTATCAAGAAGAATTTAAGTGGCAGGATCCGCCGATCGGGTCGATAACGCCGATCTCCCATTAA
- the LOC139817205 gene encoding twitchin-like, translated as MFYRRQAAPRFVIKPQSAFAYEGQSVKFTCRAIAIAAPTLSWSHNNQESRESVKFMKRYHGDDYTFIINRVKLEDREEYIIRAENYYGYREEVVFLNVQPLPREIPKYRPELHPVHRREPLGYNVWLETIKSAPSFTFLLRPRVIQIRQTCKLLCCLNGNPMSTVKWYKDREELSKYNYPMSNAEQRRHDGDR; from the exons ATGTTCT ATCGCCGACAAGCAGCGCCCAGATTTGTCATCAAGCCGCAGAGCGCGTTCGCCTACGAAGGACAGAGCGTGAAGTTCACTTGTCGCGCGATCGCGATTGCAGCACCGACCCTGTCTTGGTCGCATAACAATCAGGAGTCACGGGAATCCGTCAAATTCATGAAGCGGTACCACGGCGACGATTACACCTTCATTATTAACAGAGTCAAGTTGGAAGACAgagaagaatatattatacgcgCGGAGAATTATTATGGTTACCGTGAGGAGGTCGTTTTCCTTAATGTACAAC CACTGCCGAGAGAAATTCCGAAGTATAGGCCCGAGTTGCATCCTGTACACAGACGAGAACCGCTTGGTTACAACGTGTGGCTGGAGACGATTAAGTCGGCACCGAGCTTCACCTTCCTGCTACGACCACGTGTCATCCAGATCAGACAGACTTGCAAGCTGCTCTGCTGTCTGAACGGTAATCCAATGTCCACCGTGAAATGGTATAAGGACAGAGAGGAATTGTCCAAGTATAATTATCCCATGAGCAATGCCGAGCAGCGTCGTCACGATGGAGATCGTTGA
- the Rps11 gene encoding small ribosomal subunit protein uS17, whose amino-acid sequence MADQSERAFQKQPTIFLNRKKGLGPKRRKPMRYSRNVGLGFKTPREALEGTYIDKKCPFTGNVSIRGRILTGVVQKMKMQRTIVIRRDYLHYIRKYNRFEKRHRNMSVHLSPCFRDVEIGDVVTIGECRPLSKTVRFNVLKVSKGTGSKKSFKKF is encoded by the exons ATGGCTGATCAG AGCGAGCGCGCGTTTCAGAAGCAACCCACGATCTTTCTTAACCGCAAGAAAGGTCTGGGCCCGAAGCGCAGGAAGCCCATGAGATACAGCCGCAACGTCGGGCTCGGTTTCAAGACGCCTCGTGAA GCTCTCGAAGGAACTTACATCGATAAGAAGTGTCCATTCACTGGCAATGTATCGATTAGAGGACGTATCCTTACTGGCGTCGTACAAAAGATGAAGATGCAACGTACTATAGTTATACGCAGGgattatttgcattatattaGAAAGTACAACCGTTTTGAGAAGCGTCATCGGAATATGAGTGTCCATCTTAGTCCTTGTTTCAG GGATGTTGAAATTGGTGATGTAGTCACCATTGGAGAATGCAGACCTCTGAGCAAGACAGTAAGATTTAATGTATTGAAGGTTTCGAAAGGAACAGGATCAAAGAAAAGCTTCAAGAAGTTCTAA